One Candidatus Zixiibacteriota bacterium genomic window carries:
- the thrS gene encoding threonine--tRNA ligase, with protein sequence MSQVSIQFPNGSAKEFRSGVTGAQIAESISPRLAKEAIAAKVDGVVRDLSYPITAGAPVEILTFDQPEGRQVFWHSSSHIMAQAVQELFPGVKLAIGPPIDEGWYYDFDVPQPFSPEDLARIEERMGQIIAEDAVFRCEVKSREQSMDYYRSKGATYKVELLEGIADDTVTFYYHSRFEDLCRGPHIPRTGIVKAFKLTATSGAYWRGDEHKQMLQRIYGISFPKKAMLDEYLARIEEAKKRDHRMLGKQLELYHITEEVGAGLILWLPKGARIRTIIEDFWRSEHLRNGYELVFSPHIANLDLWNKSGHTGFYIENMYAPTMVDERPYQLKPMNCPFHIQMYKSRLWSYRDLPLRWAELGTVYRYERAGVLHGLMRVRGFTQDDAHHFVTQEGMEAELVWLLDFCVHILKSFGFTNYDVYLSTRPSEKAVGDPADWIKAEDGLRKVLEQAGMAYQVDAGGGAFYGPKIDIKIKDAIGRSWQCSTIQFDFSLPERFDLTYVGQDGHQKRPYMIHRALLGSIERFFGVLIEHYAGSFPLWLAPVQVKVLPITDGFNEYARGVVEALKKDDIRAAVDDRSEKIGAKIRDAEMSKVPYMFIVGERESKNGSIALRKHGIGDLGVKSLGEVVGMLKQEITGKGLS encoded by the coding sequence ATGTCACAGGTGAGCATACAATTTCCGAACGGATCGGCCAAAGAGTTCCGCTCCGGCGTGACCGGCGCCCAAATCGCCGAGTCCATTTCGCCTCGGTTGGCTAAAGAGGCTATTGCCGCCAAAGTCGATGGTGTCGTGCGTGACCTCAGTTATCCGATCACCGCGGGCGCTCCGGTGGAGATCCTGACTTTCGATCAACCCGAAGGGCGTCAGGTGTTTTGGCACTCGTCATCGCACATTATGGCCCAGGCGGTACAGGAACTGTTTCCGGGCGTCAAGCTGGCTATTGGCCCCCCCATCGACGAAGGGTGGTATTACGATTTCGACGTGCCACAGCCGTTTTCACCGGAGGATCTGGCCCGGATAGAGGAGCGGATGGGGCAGATTATTGCCGAGGACGCCGTTTTCCGTTGCGAAGTGAAAAGCCGGGAGCAATCGATGGATTACTATCGCTCCAAGGGCGCTACGTACAAAGTGGAGCTTCTTGAGGGGATAGCCGACGATACCGTCACGTTCTATTATCATTCGCGTTTCGAGGATCTCTGTCGAGGACCGCACATCCCGCGCACGGGGATTGTGAAGGCGTTCAAGCTGACCGCGACCAGCGGCGCCTACTGGCGCGGTGATGAGCATAAGCAGATGCTTCAGCGTATTTATGGGATTTCGTTTCCCAAGAAGGCGATGCTCGATGAATACCTGGCGCGCATCGAGGAAGCCAAGAAGCGGGATCACCGCATGCTGGGCAAACAGCTCGAGTTGTACCATATCACCGAAGAAGTGGGAGCCGGCCTGATTCTGTGGCTGCCGAAAGGTGCGCGTATCAGGACCATTATAGAGGATTTCTGGCGCTCAGAGCATCTGCGAAACGGCTATGAACTGGTGTTTTCGCCGCACATCGCCAATCTGGACCTTTGGAACAAGAGCGGCCATACCGGTTTCTACATCGAGAACATGTACGCACCAACCATGGTGGACGAGCGGCCGTATCAGCTCAAGCCGATGAATTGCCCGTTCCATATTCAGATGTACAAGTCACGACTCTGGTCCTATCGCGACCTGCCGCTTCGGTGGGCGGAACTTGGTACTGTCTACCGCTATGAGCGGGCGGGCGTGCTTCATGGGCTCATGCGCGTGCGCGGATTCACCCAGGATGATGCCCACCATTTTGTGACGCAGGAGGGGATGGAGGCCGAGCTGGTCTGGCTTTTGGATTTCTGTGTACACATTCTGAAATCGTTTGGCTTTACCAATTACGATGTGTATCTTTCCACCCGACCGTCGGAGAAAGCGGTCGGCGATCCGGCCGATTGGATCAAGGCTGAGGACGGTTTGCGAAAAGTACTGGAGCAGGCCGGTATGGCCTATCAGGTCGATGCCGGCGGCGGGGCGTTCTACGGCCCCAAGATCGACATTAAGATCAAAGACGCGATCGGCCGAAGCTGGCAATGCTCGACCATCCAGTTCGACTTTTCGTTGCCGGAGCGCTTCGATCTGACCTATGTCGGTCAGGACGGCCACCAAAAGCGGCCGTACATGATTCACCGGGCATTGCTCGGATCGATCGAGAGGTTCTTTGGCGTGTTGATAGAGCATTATGCTGGCTCGTTCCCGCTGTGGCTGGCGCCGGTGCAGGTGAAAGTGCTGCCGATCACCGACGGCTTCAACGAGTATGCTCGTGGTGTGGTTGAGGCTCTGAAGAAAGATGATATACGGGCTGCTGTTGACGACCGTTCCGAGAAGATCGGCGCCAAGATACGAGATGCCGAGATGTCCAAGGTCCCTTACATGTTTATTGTCGGGGAACGGGAGTCGAAGAACGGTTCGATAGCGTTGCGCAAGCATGGTATCGGCGACCTCGGAGTGAAATCGCTTGGCGAGGTTGTCGGCATGTTGAAACAGGAAATTACGGGTAAAGGACTCTCGTAG
- a CDS encoding class I SAM-dependent methyltransferase: MPSSSAQQISTIVEIIRATKPKSVLDIGIGFGKYGFLCREYLELWDGRDRYNDWQTQIDGIEAFEEYVTPLHRLIYSNIHIGDALVAVPRLTTYYDLILLIDVIEHFSIEDGQRLLRDCAHRGRACLVSTPLEVSAQGSAFGNAYETHRSQWSRDHFAEFPEHIIIPNPQSLLCYLRFDGARVASASA; encoded by the coding sequence ATGCCATCAAGCAGCGCCCAGCAGATCAGCACCATCGTTGAAATAATCCGCGCCACCAAACCAAAGTCGGTCCTCGATATCGGCATCGGGTTCGGCAAGTACGGTTTCCTGTGCCGGGAGTATCTCGAACTCTGGGACGGACGCGACCGATACAACGACTGGCAGACTCAAATCGACGGAATTGAGGCATTCGAGGAGTATGTCACGCCGCTGCATCGCCTCATCTACAGCAATATACATATCGGAGATGCGCTGGTTGCTGTCCCCCGGCTCACCACATACTACGATCTTATCCTTCTCATTGATGTCATCGAGCATTTCTCGATTGAGGACGGCCAACGCTTGTTGCGGGATTGCGCACATCGTGGGCGCGCCTGTCTCGTGTCTACGCCTCTCGAGGTTTCGGCTCAGGGGAGCGCGTTCGGCAACGCCTATGAAACGCATCGCTCGCAATGGTCACGCGATCATTTCGCCGAGTTCCCGGAGCACATCATTATTCCCAACCCGCAGTCGCTGCTCTGTTACTTGAGATTCGATGGCGCGCGCGTGGCATCCGCGTCTGCCTGA
- a CDS encoding HDOD domain-containing protein, with amino-acid sequence MTTVTVDNRVKQIVSNIRNLPTPPIVFHQIQKVINDPRTSAGQIASILSEDPAMSVKVLKLTNSAFYGLTREVDSVKQAVVIVGLEAIKNLVLSASVLDMFKGKNIDQEFEEKFWRHSLATAFCCRLMARKVQGNAMVDPDAAFSAGLLHDIGKIILCAFLPEEYRRFKEVRVTDNQSETYKVEEQVLGYTHCQIGSLLAVQWKLPSRLGEAITYHHHPAESPAPEPLIHTVHLANYIAKKTFYDRDEAHLVGGWDQSTLQVLGVGIEDLEGFSQALREEYVKAETFMKMAGIS; translated from the coding sequence ATGACGACGGTGACTGTAGACAACCGGGTAAAGCAGATTGTTTCCAACATTCGTAATCTGCCGACGCCACCGATTGTATTTCATCAAATCCAAAAAGTCATCAATGACCCCAGAACGTCGGCGGGCCAGATAGCATCGATACTATCCGAGGACCCGGCGATGTCGGTCAAGGTGCTCAAACTGACTAACTCGGCCTTCTACGGCTTAACACGGGAGGTTGATTCCGTCAAACAAGCGGTCGTCATCGTCGGACTCGAGGCAATCAAGAATCTCGTCTTGTCAGCGTCAGTGCTGGACATGTTCAAGGGGAAGAACATCGACCAGGAATTCGAGGAGAAATTCTGGCGTCATTCGCTGGCCACGGCTTTCTGCTGTCGTTTGATGGCGCGGAAGGTCCAGGGCAATGCCATGGTCGATCCCGACGCTGCCTTTTCGGCCGGGCTGCTTCATGATATCGGCAAGATCATTTTGTGCGCGTTCCTACCGGAAGAGTACCGTCGATTCAAAGAAGTTCGTGTTACCGACAATCAATCCGAGACCTACAAAGTAGAAGAACAAGTGCTCGGTTACACCCATTGCCAGATTGGCTCACTGCTGGCTGTCCAGTGGAAGCTCCCCTCACGGCTCGGCGAAGCTATTACCTATCACCATCACCCTGCCGAGAGCCCGGCCCCTGAGCCGCTCATCCATACCGTTCACCTGGCCAACTACATTGCCAAGAAGACGTTTTATGATCGGGATGAAGCGCACCTGGTGGGCGGGTGGGACCAATCGACCCTGCAAGTCCTTGGCGTCGGCATCGAAGACCTGGAAGGCTTCAGCCAGGCCCTCCGCGAGGAGTACGTGAAGGCCGAGACGTTCATGAAAATGGCCGGCATCAGCTAA